One stretch of Hevea brasiliensis isolate MT/VB/25A 57/8 chromosome 12, ASM3005281v1, whole genome shotgun sequence DNA includes these proteins:
- the LOC110670965 gene encoding protein ROH1: MPATDYQGSSASFGRSILSLRRDQVHSMEATHEASSYELELEAFQRKVAERFVDLSSVGSDDLLSLSWIRKLLDCFLSCQEEFRVILLNNRSHVYKAPLDRFIHEFFERSVKALDLCNAIRDGIEQIREWKKLIEIVLCALDNQRMLGEGQFRRAKKALVDLAISMLDERESAAALAHRNRSFGRQNAASSRDQHHRNFGHFRSLSWSVSRSWSAARQLQAIGNNLAAPRANEIVSTNGIVVAVYAMNSILLFVMWALVAAIPCQDRGLQVHFSIPRHFPWAASILSLHERVLEESRKRDRRNACGLLREIYQMDKCTKGLAELADSVQYPLTEEKEAEVRLRVQELGRVCEVMKEGLDPLERQVREVFHRIVHSRTEGLDSLVRVNHND; this comes from the coding sequence ATGCCTGCGACGGATTATCAGGGATCGTCAGCGTCGTTTGGCCGTTCTATTTTGAGCCTCCGCCGTGACCAGGTTCATTCAATGGAAGCCACGCATGAGGCATCCAGTTATGAGCTGGAGCTTGAAGCTTTTCAAAGGAAGGTAGCGGAACGGTTCGTGGATCTGTCTTCAGTCGGGTCGGATGATTTACTTTCGCTATCGTGGATCCGGAAGCTGCTTGATTGTTTCCTGTCTTGTCAGGAGGAGTTTAGAGTTATTCTGTTGAATAACAGATCGCATGTTTATAAGGCGCCTTTGGATCGGTTTATCCATGAATTTTTTGAGCGGAGCGTGAAGGCTTTGGATCTTTGTAATGCGATTCGAGATGGGATTGAACAGATCAGAGAGTGGAAGAAGCTAATTGAGATTGTTCTCTGCGCTTTGGACAATCAGAGAATGCTTGGGGAAGGACAGTTCCGTCGTGCTAAGAAGGCGTTGGTTGATTTGGCCATTTCAATGCTCGACGAGAGGGAATCTGCTGCCGCTCTGGCTCACCGGAACCGCTCCTTTGGCCGTCAAAATGCTGCGTCTTCGAGAGACCAGCATCATCGGAATTTTGGCCATTTTAGATCCTTGTCGTGGAGTGTGTCGCGGTCCTGGTCCGCTGCAAGGCAGCTCCAGGCGATTGGGAATAATTTGGCGGCACCCAGAGCCAATGAAATTGTCTCTACTAATGGAATTGTGGTGGCTGTTTATGCCATGAACTCAATTTTGTTGTTTGTAATGTGGGCTTTGGTGGCAGCGATACCTTGCCAGGACAGAGGGTTGCAAGTGCATTTCTCGATTCCTAGACATTTTCCCTGGGCTGCATCAATACTGTCATTGCACGAGAGGGTGCTTGAGGAGTCAAGAAAGCGGGATAGAAGAAATGCTTGCGGGCTGTTAAGGGAGATTTATCAGATGGACAAGTGTACTaaagggttggctgaattggcTGATTCTGTTCAGTACCCTTTGACAGAGGAAAAAGAGGCAGAGGTGAGGCTAAGAGTGCAAGAGTTGGGAAGGGTTTGTGAGGTAATGAAGGAAGGGTTGGACCCACTGGAGAGACAGGTTAGAGAGGTGTTTCACAGAATTGTTCATAGCCGGACTGAAGGGCTTGATTCCCTGGTTAGAGTGAACCACAACGATTGA